The DNA sequence AATGCACCGCCACGACGGCCCGGGTCCGTGATGTGACCGCTTCCTCGACCCGATCGGGGTCCAGGTTGTAGGTAAGGGGATCGATGTCGACGAACACGGGCACGGCGTTCGACATCACGACCGAACTGGCCGATGCGATGAACGTATAGGCCGGCACGATGACTTCGTCGCCGGGTTCGATGCCGACCGCCTGCAGCGCGAGGCAAAGGGCCGTGGTGCCGTTGCATACGGCAATGCCGTAAGCGGCGTGCTGGAAGGACGCGAAGCGCTGTTCGAGGCTGCGCACCTTCTCGCCCTGGATGCTTCCCCAACGGCCGGATCGTACGGTCTCGCCAGCGGCCCGGGCGCTCGCGTCCAGGTTCATGGGCCAGGCCGGAAAGGGTGCGGTCCGTACCGGCGCCGCGCCGTTTATCGCCAATCGGGGCATCTCATTCTCCTGTGCATTACGCTCGTGTTATCAGTTGAAGAGGGCGTCCACGAAGGCCGGTGGGTCGAAGTCCTGCAGGTCCTCGATGCTTTCGCCCACGCCGATGAGTTTGACGGGGATCCCCAGCTGCACGCCGATGGCGAACACGATGCCGCCCCGGGCGGTCCCGTCCAGCTTCGTCAGCGCGATGCCCGTCAGGCCGCCCAGGGCTTCGCTGAAGACGCGGGCCTGGGAAAGGGCGTTCTGGCCCGTGGTCCCGTCGAGCACGAGCAGCACCTCGTGGGGTGCGCCGTCCATCTGCTTGCCCGCGGTGCGCTTGATCTTCTTCAGTTCCTCCATCAGGTTGTCCCTGGTGTGCAGCCGGCCCGCCGTGTCGATGAGGACCACGTCCGCATCCCGGGCGGCAGCGGCCTCCATGGCGTCGTAGACCACGGCCGAAGGATCGGACCCGTGCTGGTGCCGGATGAAGTCCGCCTCCGCGCGGCGCGCCCAGACTTCCAGCTGGTCGATGGCCGCCGCCCGAAAGGTATCGGCCGCGGCGATCAGGACCTTCTTCCCTTCCCCGGCGAAACGGGCCGCCATCTTGCCCGCGGTCGTGGTCTTGCCCGAACCGTTGACCCCGACGATCATGATGACCCGGGGCCGCTGGTCCGATTCGGGGTCCGGCACATCGCCCAGAATGTCCGTCATCTCTTCGCGGAGCAGACCCATGAGGTCATCGGGATTCCGGGTTCGGCGGTCGACCGCGCGATCCCGCAGTCCGTCGATGATCCGCAGGGTCGTTTCCACGCCCACGTCGGTCTGCAGCAGGATGCCTTCGATTTCCTCCAGCAGGTCCTCGTCGATCCGGTCATACCGGCCCACGGCCTGGTGGATCCTTCGCGCCAGCCCGTCCCGCGTCTTGGCGAGTCCGTCTCTCAGTCTGCGTACGACACCCAGCATGTCCCGGTCTCCGGATTCTCCTGGTGCTGACCTGATGTCCGACCGTCCGTCCGGCCGTCCAGCCGTCTGTCCGGCCAGCCGGACCGCATACAAAAAACCGGGAGAGCGATGATCGGCCTTCCCGGCTTTCGTCGAATGTCCGTCCCACGTGCATCGCGCCGTGCTTGTTCGGTCCGGTTGCAGATGGCCTCGCCCGGCCTCGCCCGGCTGCGAGTGGTCCGCTCGGCCTCGCCCGGCTGCAGATGGCCTCGCCCGGCCTCGCCCGGCTGCGAGTGGTCCGCCCGGCCTCGCCCGGCTGCGAGTGGTCCGCCCGGCCTCGCCCGACCGCGCCTGGTCCCGCTTGTCTACAGGTGGCCGTCGATCTTTTCGGCGAGTTGCTGCTTGGGGAGCGCACCGATGATCCGGTCCACCTCGGCGCCGTCCTTGAAGATCAGGAGGCTAGGGATGCTCCGAATGCCGAAACGGGTGGCCGCTTCCCGGTTCTCGTCCACGTCGACCTTGACGACCTTCAGGCGTCCGTCGTAATCGCCCGCGAGTTCCACCAGCGTGGGGGCGACGGCCTTGCAGGGTCCGCACCACTCCGCCCAGAAGTCGACCAGTACGGGCGTGCTGCTGTTAATGACCTCGGTTTCGAATTGATCGTCCGTAATCGCTGTTGGCTGTCCCACTATCGATGCTCCTTTCACGTTGATGTATGTAAATCGCTCCCAGCCAAATACGGTGTTTAACGGGCGAATTGTCAAGCATTTTCGCAGGGCGAATCACCGGAGAGGATCAGGCGTATTCGTCCAGGCCGTAGTCCCGGATCTTGCGGTAGATGGACCGTTCGCTGATGCCGAGTTCCCGGGCGGCCCTGCCCCGGTGTCCTCCGTTTCGCTCGAGGGCTCGGCGTATGGCCTCCCGCTCCCAGTCTTCCATGGAGCGCAACCGATCCAGTCCGTCATCGGCCGGTACAACCTCAGCCGGCCGATCGACACCCGGCCCGGTTCCTTCGAGGGACGGCTCGAAGTACTGTGCCGCTTCCGACGGGGGCGTTTCGAGGTCCTGCTCCGCGGTTGCGGGGGGCGGCAGCTGAATACGGTCACGTAGCGGTTCGGGGTCCCGGCCGAGGGCCGTGGTGATCTTGGCCGGGAGTTCGTGGATGGCGGTCAGGATCTGCCAGAGGATCTTGTAGAACATCTCGCGGTCCATGTCCTGCGGGTCGCGATTCTGCGGGACCGGCAGCGCCCGGTTCGCCATGGGCGGCGTATAGATGCTGTCCGGCAGGTCTTCCGCGTCGATCCGGGCCTTGCCGGAAGTCACCACCAGCGATTCGACGAGGTGACGAAGTTCCCGTATGTTGCCCGGCCACTCGTAGTCGGTGAGGGCCGCCAGGGCTTCCTCCGTGAAGACGGGAGGCGGCGCGCCGGGCTTCCCTGGGGCGTGCCGTATGAAGTGGCTGATCAGCCTGGGGATGTCGTCGCGGCGCTCGCGCAGGGCGGGCAGGTGGATATGCACGGCGTTGAGCCGGTAGTACAGGTCCTGGCGGAACGTACCGTCGTGGATGTCCCCGGAGAGGTCCCGGTTGGTGGACGCGATGAGGCGGACGTCGGTCTTCACCGGCGTCGAGCCGCCGACGCGGATGAACTCCTGCTGCTCCAGGACGCGCAGCAGTTTTACCTGGGTCGAACGGGGCATGTCGCCGATTTCATCGAGGAGCAGCGTGCCGCCGTTCGCCTGTTCGAAGTACCCTTTCCGCTGTCCCTTGGCGTCCGTGAAGGCGCCTTTTTCGTGACCGAACAGTTCGCTTTCCAATACCCCTTCGGCAATGGCGCCGCAGTTGATGGGAATGAAAGGACCGTCGCGCCGGTCGCTGAAATGGTGGATCGCCCGGGCGAATCCCTCCTTGCCGGTACCGCTTTCTCCCGTGAGCAGGACCTGGATACCCGTGGGCGCCACCTGGAGCACCGATTCCATGGCCGCGATGAAGCGCTCGTCCCTTCCCAGGAGCTGGAACCGCTGTTGGAACTCCCGCCGGAGGTCCAGCATGCGCATTTTCGTAAGCAGTTCCTCGGCGTCGACGGGCTTCTCGATGAAGTCGCTGACGTCTAATTGGCGGTACTGCCGGGGTGGTTCGTGCTGCCGGGTGGTGACCATGATGTCGGTGTCGGGGTGCTTCGCCGACAGGGTGCGTATCAGTTGCTCCGGATCGGCGTCGCTCAGGGCGAGATCGACGACGACGACATCCGGCGGGTCCGTCCTCGCCGCGCGCAACGCTTCCGCCGCGGCGGCGGTCTCCAGCACGTCGTAACCCGCATTCCGCAGGATGCCCGCCGCGTGACGCCGGCTGTCCGTTTCGCCGTCGACGATCAGTATCGACCGACCTTCCAAACCGGAACTCCTTGGCTGACGCTACTCCAGGTGATAGGCTTTTATCTTCCGAAACAGGGTGCGCTGGCCGATCCGCAGGACCCGAGCGGTCCGCGCCTTGTTCCGCCCACAGGCGGCAAGGGTCGCGGCGATCAGTCTCCGTTCGCCTTCCTTCATCGACATGCCCACCCGTATGTCCACCCCGTCTTCGTCCTCGCCGTCCGCCTCGGCATGGCCGGACCGTTCGGGCAGGAATTCCGCGGGGATGTCCTCCACGTCCAGACCGTCTCCGTCGGCGAGCAATACCATGGTTTCCAGGCAGCGTCGCAGCGACGCGCCGTCCATCGACCCGCCGACTTCGGCCAGTACGGCCAGGGCCCGATCGGTGATGGACCGGACGGGCACGTGGCGCTGTTCGGCGATTTTGCCGGCCAGGTAACGGATGAAGTCCGGCGACAGGTCGTCCGGCCGGTCCGGCCGGTCCAGACGGTCCGGACCATTGTTCAGCGGGACCGCCGTTGATGCCGGCCGGGTATGCCTTATGAATTCCGGGACGTCCGCCACGGTCAGGGTCTTCCCCGTTCCCATGACGATCATGCCCTCGATGCAGTTCTCCAGCTGGCGCACGTTCCCGGGCCAGTGATAGGTGGAAAGCAGTTCCAGGGCCGGCGGGTCGATGCGCTCGATCGGCTTCTTCTCCCGGTCGCCGAACCGGCGGATGCAGTGGTCGATCAGCAGCGGGAGATCCTCTTTCCGTTCCCGCAGGGGTGGCAGGGAAAGGGTCACCACGCGCAGCCGGTAATAAAGATCCTCCCGGAAGCGTCCGTTTTCGATCTCGGCTTCGAGGTCGCGGTTCGTCGCCGCGATGACCCGGGTGTCCGTCTGCAGCCAGTTCCCGCTGCCCACCCGCTGGAACTTGCGTTCCTGGAGGACGCGCAGCAACTTCACCTGGGTGGAAGGCGAGAGTTCGCCCACCTCGTCGAGGAAGAGCGTGCCCCCGTCGGCCAGTTCGAACCGGCCCTTGTAGGTCTTGACCGCGTTCGTGAAGGCGCCTTTCTCGTGGCCGAAGAGTTCGCTCTCGATCACCCCTTCCGACAGGGCGTTGCAGAAGACGGGCACGAAGGACCTGTTCCTCCGGGTACTCGCGCGGTGGAGGGCGTGGGCCACCAGCTCCTTGCCCGTACCGCTCTCGCCGAAGATGAGTACCGTGGACTGGGTATCGGCGATCTGGAGGATCTGCTCCCGGATGCGCTGCATGGACGCGGACCGCCCCACGATGTTCTCGAATCCGTACCGGGTGTCGAGCTGGTGCATCAGCTCCTGGTTTTCCTGCACGATGCGCTGGCGGTCCAGGATCTTCTCGATTTCCGCCGCGAGCTTCTCCACGTACACGGGTTTTTCGAGTACGTCGTACGCCCCCTCCTTCATGGCGGCCACAGCCAGGCCCATGGAGCCGGGATCCGTCATCAGGATGACGCCCACTTCGGGATTCCTGCCCAGGGCGACGCCCATCAGGCGCAGTCCGTCTATACCGGGGGCATCCAGGTCCGAGATGATGATGCTTGGAGATTCTGCCGCGAGGACGTTGAGCGCCTGGTCGCTGTTCTCCACGGCGATCACGCGGTGATCCCGCTGGGTGAGGCCGTAGTGTTTCTCGTCCCGGCCGCGGGAGGAACCTTCTACCAGCAGGATGACCGATTCTGTCGGACTGTTCATGGCATGCGGGTCGGGAGGCAGGGTCAGGTTGACGGGGCTTCAAGCCTGGCGGCCGATTCCGATCTTCCGGTTCGGCGTCCACTCGAAATTACGCCAGGACCCGGTTGCTGTCAAACGTTAAACCGGGCAAACGGGCGGCCTGGAGCACCCGTCGCAGCGGCCCGGCGTGGACTGCCGCCGCACCCTGGGCACCGGCTGCTGCGCCTTGAAGAGGCGCTGCGTTGCGCCGCACGGAGGCGTCAGGGAAGCGGTTGGGCCGATACCTGGTAGGCAGGCATGACCCACATTTCGGGTATGACCACGCGGGCGGGCCGGCACAGCACGAAAACGACAGTGTCCGCGATGTCTTCGGGGGTGAGCATCAGGGACAGGCGCTTCTCCGACACGGGCTGGGGCCGGTTCTTGAGGATAGGTGTTTTCACCTCACCGGGCAGGATGGCGCTGGCGCGAAGCCCGAATTCGGCGGCTTCCAGGTTGATCGAATGGGTCAGCGACACCATGCCGTGCTTGGACGCGCAGTAGGCGGCCCCGCCGAGGAGAGACACCTGGCGTCCGGCCATGGACGCGACATTGATGACAGTGCCTTCACCCCGCGCCTTCATGGGTTCGTAGACCGCACGGAAACAGTTGAACGCGCCCGTGAGATTGATGTCCACCACGCGGTCCCAGTCCTCCACCGACATCTCGGTCGCCGTGCGCAGGGGCGTATTGACGCCCGCGTTGTTCACCAGAATCGACACGGGACCCAGTTGATCGACGGCCGGGGCAATCGCGGAATCGATCTGATCCCGGTCGGTCACGTCCATGGGGGCGATGGCCGCGCGCCGCCCCGCGGCTTCCACCTCTCCGGCGACGGTTGCAAGGGGCTCGCGCCGCCGGCTGGAAAGGATCACGTCCGCACCTTCCCGGGCCAGGGCCAGCGCGATCCCGCGTCCGATGCCGGAACCCGCGCCGGTGATCCAGGCCACCTGTCCCTCGAGTCTGTTCATATTACGCTCCGTTCTATGCGATTAGCCGGTGCGTCCCGGGGCTGCCTTCCTGCCGGTGCCGGCCAGCCGCGGCTGGTCAGTCTTCCGCTGCCGTTCAGGCGCTCGCCAGGTCGTCATGTACCGACCGGGTGTCGATATCCAGGCCGCGCAGCAGGTCTTTCCTGATCTTGCACACCATGGTATAGGCGGGATCGAACACGTTTCCCATGTCGTACTCGACGCACTGGCCGAGCAGCGTGTGAGCCGCCCTGGGATCGAGACCGTAGTCGGCCTGCAGCCAGCGCAGCATTTCGGTGGTTGCGTGCTGGACGCACTGGTCGAGGGGCCGGGCGTTGCCCGCCGTGAAAAGGAACTCCGCGTTCTCGCCGCGGGGCCAGGCGCTTGGCTTTCTTTTGAGCACCCTGAAGGTGAACTGCACGTCGAAGGAGATCTCGACGCCCGTGCCTACGATCTCTCCGTCGCCCTGCACTGCATGGCCATCGCCGATGTGGAACAGGGCGCCGGGCGCGAACACGGGGAAGTACGCGGTGACGCCTTCCACGAATCCCCGGTAGTCCATGTTGCCCCCGTGGCTGGCGGAGGTGGCCGTCGAGATCGCCTGCCCCCTGTCCGGCGCCACGCCGAAACATCCCGTCATGGGCGCCAGGGGCAGGGACATCCGTCCAAGCCGGGTGTCGTCCGGGTCGACCAGCGTGACCGTACTCCGCTCCGAGTCGACTTCCCAGCGGCAGAGGTCGTCCCGGCTTTCGATCTCCCCCGCGGTCTCCCGCACGTAATCGGGATCGAGCACATTGGGCGCCACGAGCGGACGCGTCCAGCCGAAGGGGCGGTTGGGCGTCAACCGGTCCAGGTGCACGGCGAGCGTGTCGCCCGGTTCGGCGCCTTCGATGTGAAAGGGCCCCGTCTGTGGATTCCCCGGAGACGTCACGGGCGTGTCGGAACGGTCCTTCCCCCGGGCGTCGACCGTCGACGTGACGACAGTATCCCCGTCCTTCACGGGCAGGGCGGGTTCGTGGGAACCCATGGTGGTGTGATAACGGATAGGTTCGAAGTGGTGGACCATGATCACTCCCGAATTCCTGTGCTGGGCGAAAGGGTGTTTAGGGCCATGTTCCGCCGGTAAGAATAACCATGTACGACGCGTACGGTCAAGGTGAATCCGGTTGACCTTACGCCACAGTTCCGCAGCGGGATATCCCTTGACAGGACCGCGGTCCGGATCCATAAATAACACAGCGTTCACGTACATCAAATTCACCGTCGTTTTGCACCGGATCCGGATCGTCGAGCATGCCCATCCGCCCCTATGATGAAACCCTGGTCGGCCTGACGCCGGCGGGCGACAAGATCCATCACATCCTGCCCGAATTCCAGCGGACCCGGACGGGCTGTCCCCACGGCGTCGAGTTCTGGGTGACGATACGCACAGTGTCCCGGGATGACGAGCCGATTATCCTGCAGTGGTGCATGTCGTGCCGGCAGGTGGAGGTCCTCGGTCCGGAGGAATACGCCTGGCGGGCGCGCCTGGACGAAATGCATAATGCCGGCGTGCGAGACCGGCCTGGACCGGACCGGGAGTAGCGGTGTACGTCGACGCACGGGACGCGGGCGGTAACGACGGGACGCGGGCAGTAACGACGGGACGCGGGCGGTAACGACGGGACGCGGGCAGTAACGACGGGACGCGGTGGACCGGATCACGTATCGACTGTTCGACCATTCATAAGGAGCACGGGCATGGCCAAGAACACGAAAATGTGGGGCGAGGATCATTCAAAGTACATCTGGCAGGACGGGGAACAGATCCCCTGGGACCAGGGTACGGTGCATGTCACGCAGGGACATATATTCGCCCACGCCATTTTCGAGGGGATCCGGGCCTACTGGAACGACGACCAGGAGAAACTCTTCGTCTTCCGTTTCAAGGAACACATGGATCGCCTGTACCGGTCGATCAAGCTGATGAGGATGGAAACGCCGTACACGCTGGAGGAAGTGTGGAACGGCTCTCTCGAGCTGTGCCGGGTCCACGGATACCGGGAGGACGTCTACATATTCCCGACCGTGTATTTCTCGCCGGACGTGTATCTCAACAAAATGGCGGGTCCAGCCCACGTCTACGTCCACACCTTTGCCTACGGCTCCAACCTGCGCCGAAAGGACGGCGCCCGGTGCTCGGTCAGCTCCTGGACGCGCATTTCGGACAACACGCTGCCGGCCCGCATCAAGTGCTGGGCCAACTACCGCAACAGCGCCATCGCGTGGACCGACGCCACGCTCAAGGGCTTCGACGAAACGATCATGCTGAACAACCGCGGCAAGGTCTGTGAAGCGCCCGGCGCCTGCCTGATGATGATCCAGGACGGCGTGCTGATCACGCCGCCGGTGACGGCCGATATCCTGGTGAGCGTCACCCGGGATACCATATTGAGGATCGGGAGGGACGTCCTCGAGATGTCGGTCGTGGAGCGGGAGATCGACCGGACGGAGCTTTACACGGCCGACGAGGTTTTCCTGTGCGGGACGGGCGCGGAAGTGACGCCGGTCGCTTCGATCGACAACTACGACATCGGGGACGGATCCATCGGTCCGGGCACCCAGCAGTTCCGCGAGGCCTACAACGGTCTCATCAGGGGGATCGACGAACGTTTCCCCGAATGGCGCACCGACGTGCCGCTGTAATCTGCGCAGTCGGGGCGGCACCTGCGGGACTTCATACTACCGCCCCTCCCGCCCCATTCCGACCTTTACTTTTCGTTGAGATGCTCTACGGGGCCTTGCTATGGGTCCCGGTCTTCGGCCGCCAGGCCGATCAGGTTGGCGAAGAGTCGCACGGCCCCGGGCACGCCCGCGGGAAGCTGCCGGAACCACGCGTAGCCCGTGTAGATATATCGCCCCTTGCCGTAACGGGCTTCGAGGAGCCCGCCGCCCTTTGGGGACTCACCCGGGTCCTGCGAGGCCATGAGCGGCGTGTAGCGGGAGTCCCACTCCCCCTGGAAGTACAGGCCGCGTTCCTGCACCCAACCTTCGAAGTCCGCTTCGGTGATCCGGTTGGGCCGGTTGAAGACGGGATGATCCGGTACCAAAATGTCCACCGGCGCGTCCTCCCGGGTCACCCGGTCGTGGGGGCGGTTGATCTGGAAGGGGTAGGGCCCGTACCGGTCGAGGTTGAAGGCGTACTTGTTGTACTGCACGATGTAGACACCCCCGGCCTCCACGTAGTCCAGCAGCCGCTGGTTCACGGCGATGAGATCGTCGCGGACTTCGTAGGCGCGGATGCCCGCGATGATCAGGTCGAAGGCGTCCAGATCGGCCGTGGCGAGGTCCTCCCCCGACAGCAGCCGCACCTGCAGGCCCATCTGCTCCAGCACGAACGGGACCTGGTCGCCCGATCCCATGATGTAACCCACACTCAGATCGTCCGGCAGATCGACCGGAGCCACCTGCACGACGGATGCCGAACCGCGGTACAGGTGCCTCGGCTCGATATGGGGATAGGCGATCACCTCGTATCCCTCGCGGTATTCGTTCCCGCCGGCCTTCGCCACCGCCCCTACATCGTAAGCCCCATCCCGGGCGTCTCGTGCCGGGACGACCGTGTAGCTGAACGTCGCGGCCTGTCCCCGTCCCGAGAACGACAGGGGTACTTCCACGGGCGAAACTGCCCACCCGTCCGGTACCTCGAGGGACAACCCGCCTTCGATCACGCCGTCCACGTTGCTGACCACGGACACGCTGAACCGCAGGGGGCTTTCCCGCCCTGACGGAGCGACCACCACGGGTGGGTCCATGGTGACCGACAGTGCCGGCACGACCTGGAGTTCGCGGCGGATTTCACCGAAGGCCCGATCGGCGAAGCGGTACTGCGCGGGCCGGCGGATTTCGATCTCGACGCCGTCCACGACAAACCGGGCCCGTCCGATTACGGGCTGCGGGCGCCAGGGAAGCCCGATCAGTGCCGTGTCGTCCACCACGACCCTCGGGTCGTTCAGGGAGCGGCGGTGCCAGTAGGGCCGGGTGAGGCCGGCGTCAGGCGGTACTTCGACCCGCCAGTTCTCCGCGAAGCTTTCGTTGTAGCCGATGTCCTCGGTCTGTCTGGGCGGACCGGACGGTCCCGGCGGTCCGGGTGGTCCAGTCGGCCCGAACCGTCCAGGTGGTCTGGCCGGTCTGGCCGGGACCGGATCGAGGGTCGCGGTCCAACCCTCCGGAACGTCCAGCGCCAGGTTGGTGACGCGGACGGACCGTGTACTGCGGTTCAGCAACACCAGGTGCACTCCGAGCAGGTTGCCCGGGACAACCCGGTCGTCGCTGGTAAGCACTTCGAAGGCCATGCCGAGGGCCAGCACGGCAGCGTTGGCGAAGTCTTCCTCCTTCTGATTGAGCAGAAAAAGCATATCCGCAAGGACGCCGGCCGGCATGCCGCCCTCTTCAAGATCCCTCCTAAGCGCACGGATCATTCGCAGGCCCTCCAGTACGGGGTCCAACACGGCGGGAGGGTCGAGCGGGCGGTAGGCGTCCACGGCTTCGCGGGCCAGCGCGTCCAGCCGCTCGAGCCGGTCGGCGAGACCGTGGATCTTCCCGGCGTCCGGTCCGGCCATGGCGTGGAACCGCATGAAAGTCGTGTCCAGGCCGTCGAACAGGTGGGCGTCTCCGTCCAAGTCCGGCCTGCCCGCGTCCGGCCTGCCCGCGCGCGCAACCAGCTTGATCTTCGTGGTCGCCGGACCCTTCGGCTGCAGGGTCCCCATGTCCTGGGAGCGGTGCATGCTGCGGCCGGCCAGGCCCAGTTCGCGGTACGACCGGTCCAGCACGGGACTGTAGGTGCCTACGTGCACCACCAGGGAATCGATGCTTTCGAAGGATGCCCGCGTGTTGTTGATATACAGCTTGCGGGCCTGCCAGGGACGCAGGCCGTCCTGCAGGTGTTCGGGAAAGCGATCCGGGTCGGCCGCGACGAAAAAGGCTTCGCGGGTGATTCTCCCGGACGCCTGGTGATGGCCATGGCCGTCGCGGGGAGAATCGGCGAACACGGAAACGATCACGTCGGGACGGAAGCGGCGAATGACGCGCACCACGTCCGAAAGCAGCATTTCGTCATGATTCCAGTATTCCAGGGATTCTTCGGCCGACTTGGAAAAACCGAAGTCGTACGTCCGTGTAAAGAACTGCTCCGCGCCGTCGAAACGCCGGGCCGTCAGCAGCTCTTCCGTCCTTATCACGCCGATGGCGTCGTAGAGCTCGGGGCCGATGAGGTTCTGTCCGCCTTCGCCGCGGTTAAGGGAAAGGTAAGCGGTCCGCGCGTGCAACCCGCGGCTCACATAGGCGACCAGGGCGCTGTTCTCGTCGTCGGGATGGGCACCGGTGTGCAACATGCTGGCCACGACGGGCAGTCGAAGCACGGCCTGGGCCAGGGTGGACGTCCCCTTGCCGTCGGGCACCGGACGGATGTCGCCGGCCGTGGCGGCCGCGACGGACGGCGCGGAGAGGACCGAGAGGGCGAGGAGGAGGCATCGGAGAAGTCGAGTGTACATGATGGAGCTCCGGTTCGATCAGGCGTCCGGCAGCGACCGTCGGTTCGATCAGGCGTCCGGCAGCGACCGTCGGTACAGCCAGATCACACCCGCCGCTACGAGGAAGAGGCCGATGAACATCCAGCCAAACCTTCGGCGTGTATCGACTTCGGTGCGGGCGGTTTCCACTTTCTTTCGGATGCTCGGGTAGACCTGTTCCAGCGAGTCGACGACGGCGACCATTCTCTCGAGTACGAAGACATGGGAGGCCCGTTCGATATATGCGTCCCGCGCCAGGGTGGCCTGGGCCAGGATCTGATCGACCGGGACCCCGGCCGAACGGATCTCCTCAGCCGCCCGCCGGAACTCGACGATGGGCTCGAGTCCCCGGTCGGTCAGGGCGATGAAATCGTCCATGATCGCCTGCTCGTGACAGTCCTCGCAATTGTCGGGTATGGAGATCAGTGACGCCCGGGGAAAGACTACTTCGTGATTCGAGTGGCAATCCACGCAGTTAGGCCAGAAATCACCCTCGAGACCATGGGGGCTGGGTACGTAGTTCTCCGTCTGGACCTGGTGACACTCGCCGCACAGTTCATGGACGACGTAGGGGTCGGGCAGGCCCACGAAGTCCATATCTATGTCGTGCGCTTCGTCTTCCACCATGGTGGCGGGGTTCCCGCCGTGACAATCCTGGCAAAAGATGTCCGCCGGACGGTGCGCGCTCCGCAGCCATTCGGCTACCGGCAGGCTCATGTCCTCGTCTTCCAGGTCGGCATGGCAGCTGACGCAGTTATTGGTCGCCGCACCCTGTTGCGCTTCCGCGTAGTCGGCAGAAGTCCAAAAGAGGATCAACAGCGGAAGGAGTAAGAGGACCGCCCGCGCCTGGTATGCCGCCCGCGCCTGGTATGCCGCCCGCGCCTGGTATGCCGCCCGTCCGCTCATTCGGTTCCCTCGCCGACGGTGTCCGGCAGGACCGCCGGTTCCTCGACCGTCCCGATGGCGTGGGGCCATCCGTAGATGTCGAAATGATACCTCGTGCCCATGAAGGTCATCTCCGTTTCCGAGATCTTGCCGAGCAGGGCGAGGGCGATGTTCAGCACGATGAACAGGATGCCGAGGGACGTCGCGAGGGGCCGGCGTGCCGGCGTACGGGCCGGCGTGCGGTCCCAGAACGGCAGCAGGCAGATGGCCAGGACCACCAGGCCGGAGCCGATGATGCCGATGGTTTTCGGGAGGTATTTCAGCGCCTGGTAGGAGGAAAGGAAATACCATTCCGGCTTGACGCCCACCGGCGTGTTGAAGGGATCGGCCTTTTCGTGGAGCGGCAACGGGTAGTAGATGATCATGAAAATCATCGACGCCAGGACCAGCAGGACCACGATGGCTTCTTTCATCACGTGCTGGGGGTAGAAAGGTTTGCCGCCGGCTTTCTTCAGTTCTTCCGGTGTCTTCTCCGGCAC is a window from the Gemmatimonadota bacterium genome containing:
- the ftsY gene encoding signal recognition particle-docking protein FtsY is translated as MLGVVRRLRDGLAKTRDGLARRIHQAVGRYDRIDEDLLEEIEGILLQTDVGVETTLRIIDGLRDRAVDRRTRNPDDLMGLLREEMTDILGDVPDPESDQRPRVIMIVGVNGSGKTTTAGKMAARFAGEGKKVLIAAADTFRAAAIDQLEVWARRAEADFIRHQHGSDPSAVVYDAMEAAAARDADVVLIDTAGRLHTRDNLMEELKKIKRTAGKQMDGAPHEVLLVLDGTTGQNALSQARVFSEALGGLTGIALTKLDGTARGGIVFAIGVQLGIPVKLIGVGESIEDLQDFDPPAFVDALFN
- the trxA gene encoding thioredoxin, whose product is MGQPTAITDDQFETEVINSSTPVLVDFWAEWCGPCKAVAPTLVELAGDYDGRLKVVKVDVDENREAATRFGIRSIPSLLIFKDGAEVDRIIGALPKQQLAEKIDGHL
- a CDS encoding sigma-54 dependent transcriptional regulator, producing the protein MEGRSILIVDGETDSRRHAAGILRNAGYDVLETAAAAEALRAARTDPPDVVVVDLALSDADPEQLIRTLSAKHPDTDIMVTTRQHEPPRQYRQLDVSDFIEKPVDAEELLTKMRMLDLRREFQQRFQLLGRDERFIAAMESVLQVAPTGIQVLLTGESGTGKEGFARAIHHFSDRRDGPFIPINCGAIAEGVLESELFGHEKGAFTDAKGQRKGYFEQANGGTLLLDEIGDMPRSTQVKLLRVLEQQEFIRVGGSTPVKTDVRLIASTNRDLSGDIHDGTFRQDLYYRLNAVHIHLPALRERRDDIPRLISHFIRHAPGKPGAPPPVFTEEALAALTDYEWPGNIRELRHLVESLVVTSGKARIDAEDLPDSIYTPPMANRALPVPQNRDPQDMDREMFYKILWQILTAIHELPAKITTALGRDPEPLRDRIQLPPPATAEQDLETPPSEAAQYFEPSLEGTGPGVDRPAEVVPADDGLDRLRSMEDWEREAIRRALERNGGHRGRAARELGISERSIYRKIRDYGLDEYA
- a CDS encoding sigma-54 dependent transcriptional regulator, giving the protein MNSPTESVILLVEGSSRGRDEKHYGLTQRDHRVIAVENSDQALNVLAAESPSIIISDLDAPGIDGLRLMGVALGRNPEVGVILMTDPGSMGLAVAAMKEGAYDVLEKPVYVEKLAAEIEKILDRQRIVQENQELMHQLDTRYGFENIVGRSASMQRIREQILQIADTQSTVLIFGESGTGKELVAHALHRASTRRNRSFVPVFCNALSEGVIESELFGHEKGAFTNAVKTYKGRFELADGGTLFLDEVGELSPSTQVKLLRVLQERKFQRVGSGNWLQTDTRVIAATNRDLEAEIENGRFREDLYYRLRVVTLSLPPLRERKEDLPLLIDHCIRRFGDREKKPIERIDPPALELLSTYHWPGNVRQLENCIEGMIVMGTGKTLTVADVPEFIRHTRPASTAVPLNNGPDRLDRPDRPDDLSPDFIRYLAGKIAEQRHVPVRSITDRALAVLAEVGGSMDGASLRRCLETMVLLADGDGLDVEDIPAEFLPERSGHAEADGEDEDGVDIRVGMSMKEGERRLIAATLAACGRNKARTARVLRIGQRTLFRKIKAYHLE
- a CDS encoding SDR family NAD(P)-dependent oxidoreductase; the protein is MNRLEGQVAWITGAGSGIGRGIALALAREGADVILSSRRREPLATVAGEVEAAGRRAAIAPMDVTDRDQIDSAIAPAVDQLGPVSILVNNAGVNTPLRTATEMSVEDWDRVVDINLTGAFNCFRAVYEPMKARGEGTVINVASMAGRQVSLLGGAAYCASKHGMVSLTHSINLEAAEFGLRASAILPGEVKTPILKNRPQPVSEKRLSLMLTPEDIADTVVFVLCRPARVVIPEMWVMPAYQVSAQPLP
- a CDS encoding acetamidase/formamidase family protein; the protein is MMVHHFEPIRYHTTMGSHEPALPVKDGDTVVTSTVDARGKDRSDTPVTSPGNPQTGPFHIEGAEPGDTLAVHLDRLTPNRPFGWTRPLVAPNVLDPDYVRETAGEIESRDDLCRWEVDSERSTVTLVDPDDTRLGRMSLPLAPMTGCFGVAPDRGQAISTATSASHGGNMDYRGFVEGVTAYFPVFAPGALFHIGDGHAVQGDGEIVGTGVEISFDVQFTFRVLKRKPSAWPRGENAEFLFTAGNARPLDQCVQHATTEMLRWLQADYGLDPRAAHTLLGQCVEYDMGNVFDPAYTMVCKIRKDLLRGLDIDTRSVHDDLASA